The proteins below come from a single Miscanthus floridulus cultivar M001 chromosome 1, ASM1932011v1, whole genome shotgun sequence genomic window:
- the LOC136508347 gene encoding uncharacterized protein has protein sequence MARARGLFCLVSPVRGEPSDRRRRSNSAACICSVGPHHKPSSGAPDADLSVRLPLISCCSGGDVRGRSSGAARTPRTPRTPYTPTARRLCGVRSRTPRRGQVCCFPVASAGPGPAGVARTPRTPATQQRACCVRVPTQQGPGSAKLGRRRRWFRSARQAGAQTTPRFRGAGPDTAHAGNSNNKSLAEAEAAAAAAEEETCSNDEYALLCREGFSREDVAAVTIQAYFRGHLARRAFRALKSLVRIQAVARGAFVRRQAEVAIHCMQAMARLQARVRARRMLAVAKPEPQEEQLLHN, from the exons ATGGCGAGAGCAAGGGGCTTGTTCTGCCTCGTGTCGCCGGTCCGCGGCGAGCCctccgaccgccgccgccgcagcaacaGCGCCGCGTGCATATGCTCCGTCGGCCCTCACCACAAGCCGTCGTCCGGCGCTCCCGACGCCGACCTGAGCGTGAGGCTGCCGCTCATCAGCTGCTGCAGCGGCGGGGACGTCCGCGGCCGCAGCAGCGGCGCCGCGCGCACGCCGCGCACCCCGAGGACGCCGTACACGCCCACCGCCAGGCGCCTCTGCGGCGTGCGCTCACGCACGCCGCGCCGCGGGCAGGTCTGCTGCTTCCCCGTCGCGTCGGCAGGACCGGGGCCCGCCGGCGTCGCGAGGACGCCGCGAACCCCTGCCACGCAGCAGCGCGCCTGCTGCGTCCGCGTCCCCACGCAGCAGGGCCCTGGTAGCGCCAAGCTGGGCAGGCGGCGCCGCTGGTTCCGCTCCGCTCGCCAGGCGGGGGCGCAGACGACGCCGCGCTTTCGGGGCGCCGGCCCCGACACCGCCCACGCTGGCAACAGCAACAACAAAAGCctcgcggaggcggaggcggcagcggcggctgccGAGGAGGAGACGTGCTCCAACGACGAGTACGCGCTGCTCTGCAGGGAGGGCTTCTCCCGGGAGGACGTGGCCGCGGTCACCATCCAGGCCTACTTCCGAGGCCACCTG GCGCGGCGGGCGTTCAGGGCGCTCAAGAGCCTGGTGAGGATTCAGGCGGTGGCGCGGGGCGCGTTCGTGCGGCGGCAGGCGGAGGTGGCCATCCACTGCATGCAGGCGATGGCGCGGCTGCAGGCACGCGTGCGCGCCCGGCGGATGCTGGCCGTGGCCAAACCCGAACCCCAGGAGGAGCAGCTCTTGCACAACTGA